A part of Lujinxingia sediminis genomic DNA contains:
- the map gene encoding type I methionyl aminopeptidase — protein MAISEADLTKLRRIGSIVAETIQEMADHLKAGMTTGELDAIGRAYLDKHGARSAPELVYNFPGATCISVNHRAAHGIPGDLEIADGDLVNIDVSAELDGFFGDSGASFGVGTITEEQQALLSATEEALEKAMSMARHGRPIQMVGRVVETMARKRGFTVIRNLGGHGIGRSLHEKPSFIPHFYDRTEKRRFKEGTVLTLEPFLAMGAKEVEDSDDGWTLLTENRGLVAQFEHTMIITRDEPIVLTRRPGATPVG, from the coding sequence ATGGCCATTTCGGAAGCTGATCTGACGAAGTTGCGACGTATCGGAAGCATCGTCGCCGAGACCATCCAGGAGATGGCCGACCACCTTAAGGCGGGTATGACCACCGGGGAGCTCGACGCGATCGGGCGCGCCTACCTCGATAAGCACGGGGCGCGTTCAGCTCCGGAGCTCGTCTACAACTTCCCGGGAGCGACCTGCATCAGCGTCAACCACCGCGCGGCACACGGCATCCCCGGCGATCTGGAGATCGCCGATGGGGATCTTGTGAACATCGATGTGTCGGCCGAGCTTGATGGATTCTTCGGGGATTCGGGAGCCTCCTTCGGGGTGGGCACGATCACCGAGGAGCAGCAGGCCCTGCTCAGCGCGACCGAGGAAGCGTTGGAGAAGGCGATGAGCATGGCGCGCCACGGTCGCCCCATTCAGATGGTGGGGCGCGTGGTGGAGACGATGGCCCGAAAGCGCGGGTTTACCGTGATTCGCAACCTGGGCGGCCATGGCATCGGGCGTAGCCTGCATGAGAAGCCCAGCTTCATTCCGCATTTCTACGACCGCACCGAGAAGCGCCGCTTTAAAGAGGGGACGGTGCTTACGCTTGAGCCTTTTCTGGCGATGGGGGCCAAAGAGGTCGAAGACAGCGACGACGGCTGGACGCTGCTCACCGAGAACCGGGGGCTTGTGGCGCAGTTCGAGCATACGATGATCATTACCCGTGATGAGCCGATCGTGTTGACGCGTCGCCCGGGGGCGACGCCGGTGGGGTGA
- a CDS encoding SPW repeat protein, translated as MATLTKSPRRAALVYAFILMAGIWLLLSPYLLGFAWEQNAWWNATLIGASLTLIALLRFANPTGLTGLRWTTLIVALWLMLSPFVADYYDIRAAFWSAFIVGALTLIVASSEAATRPLRAT; from the coding sequence ATGGCCACCCTCACCAAGTCCCCTCGCCGCGCCGCGCTGGTCTACGCCTTCATCCTCATGGCCGGCATCTGGCTGTTACTCTCCCCCTACCTGCTGGGGTTTGCCTGGGAGCAGAACGCCTGGTGGAACGCAACGCTGATCGGCGCAAGCCTCACGCTCATCGCGCTCCTGCGCTTTGCCAATCCCACAGGTCTCACCGGCCTGCGCTGGACCACGCTCATCGTCGCCCTCTGGCTTATGCTCAGCCCCTTTGTTGCAGACTATTACGACATCCGCGCCGCGTTCTGGAGCGCCTTTATCGTCGGTGCCCTCACCCTGATCGTGGCCAGCAGTGAGGCGGCAACTCGCCCCCTTCGCGCCACATAA
- a CDS encoding cysteine hydrolase family protein: protein MMPLTGLPDKSSLELPELPITQSLTFDPSRTALIVVDMQNDFVDPDGSLFVEAAPSTLPAIDALVASARKSGARIVFTRDTHPDDDREFEIWPVHCVEGSWGWQLVDRLQPEPGDHILHKARYDAFYGTELEHLLSRVWKIETVIIVGTVANICVAQTAASAGLRWFDVVVPADGISALTDFDQASTLRQITSLYNGKVVARGADITFG from the coding sequence ATGATGCCGCTCACCGGCCTGCCTGACAAATCTTCGCTGGAGCTGCCCGAGCTCCCCATCACCCAGAGCCTCACCTTCGACCCATCGCGCACCGCGCTGATCGTCGTCGATATGCAAAATGATTTTGTCGATCCCGACGGCTCGCTCTTTGTCGAGGCCGCCCCCTCCACCCTGCCGGCCATCGATGCCCTGGTGGCGAGCGCGCGCAAAAGCGGCGCGCGCATCGTCTTTACCCGGGATACCCACCCCGACGACGATCGTGAGTTTGAGATCTGGCCGGTTCACTGCGTGGAGGGCTCCTGGGGCTGGCAGCTCGTCGATCGACTTCAACCTGAGCCCGGCGACCATATCCTGCACAAAGCACGCTACGACGCCTTCTACGGCACCGAGCTTGAGCATCTTCTCTCACGCGTCTGGAAGATCGAGACGGTGATCATCGTCGGCACCGTCGCCAACATCTGCGTCGCCCAGACCGCAGCCTCCGCCGGGCTTCGCTGGTTCGATGTGGTCGTTCCGGCCGACGGCATCAGCGCCCTGACCGACTTCGATCAGGCCTCGACCCTGCGCCAGATCACCTCCCTCTACAACGGCAAGGTGGTCGCGCGCGGAGCCGACATCACCTTCGGCTGA
- a CDS encoding peroxiredoxin, with protein MAKLEVGDRAPEFELPDASGRPVRLSQTLERGPVLLVFYPGDFSPVCTRQLCSYRDSYERFVSLGVQMLGISDDTIDKHRRFTEEHHFPFSLLADPQREVIDAYAGTGMMSGGRAHRAYFLVGQDGRLAYIFVEKVSVFYRGADELFDALRAALQVRAQAPK; from the coding sequence ATGGCGAAGTTAGAGGTCGGAGATCGCGCGCCGGAGTTTGAGCTGCCCGACGCATCGGGGCGTCCGGTGCGATTGAGTCAAACGCTTGAGCGGGGGCCGGTGCTGCTTGTGTTCTACCCCGGGGATTTTTCGCCGGTATGCACCCGGCAGTTGTGCAGCTACCGCGACAGCTACGAGCGTTTCGTGTCGCTGGGTGTGCAGATGCTGGGGATCAGCGACGACACCATCGATAAGCACCGTCGCTTCACAGAGGAGCATCACTTTCCCTTTTCTCTGCTGGCCGATCCGCAACGCGAGGTGATCGACGCCTACGCCGGCACCGGGATGATGTCGGGGGGGAGGGCGCATCGGGCCTACTTTCTGGTGGGGCAGGATGGGCGGCTGGCCTACATCTTTGTCGAAAAGGTCAGCGTGTTTTATCGCGGTGCCGATGAACTCTTCGATGCGCTGCGTGCGGCGTTGCAGGTCCGCGCTCAGGCACCGAAGTAG
- a CDS encoding GGDEF domain-containing protein produces the protein MVSSTSTSPRSPWAGVYRASLALLLFCALLGIPPHLSAQPAPVMRVTAQNNVSLASGVTIIADQEARYTPADLRDLRRLAIDLPLHTGGTLPYEVGRHVLLFDVVNTSPDPNVVLSFLLPTVQEIELIATPKLGGLPHHLRAGRNLHALDRPLPVIGHSLPLSLRPDEPYELALFITARVPPHIHLGEIELQSRRTFNQHSLRLQITLLLSLGILLALTVHSLSIWARVREQVYLYFACYAFASAILWLTHYEIVRIFMLPDLDTGLLNLTANNAMVLFALLFAREFLSLRLVSPRLARGFDVATLGVTLLLGINPVVNYTLAYHLQAGSAGLALVLMSLGVWRSWRAGVSAARIFLLAFSLLFIGAWLTIADALFLDLPTATVRLATLASTALGMLAMAYSVAERMQQLQGRVSTAESVARTDRLTRLRNRSAFEEDIAAMLDAAQNPDVMVVFCDLDGLKAINDEQGHKYGDELLFAFADELRQGFRDIDHIYRIGGDEFVLLLPNPGPPDERDWLNERFARILDRLRRQGFTHADVSTGAAHLEEVEGDPMDALALADSRMYHAKNAKKSAAKHRKRSLA, from the coding sequence ATGGTTTCTTCGACCTCCACATCACCGCGCTCGCCATGGGCCGGCGTCTACCGCGCCTCGCTGGCGCTGCTCCTCTTTTGCGCGCTCCTGGGGATTCCGCCGCACCTGAGCGCTCAACCCGCGCCGGTGATGCGCGTGACCGCTCAGAACAACGTCTCGCTCGCCAGCGGCGTCACGATCATCGCTGACCAGGAGGCGCGCTATACCCCGGCCGACCTTCGCGACCTACGACGCCTGGCCATCGATCTTCCCCTGCACACCGGCGGCACCCTCCCCTACGAGGTCGGTCGCCACGTCTTGCTCTTCGACGTCGTCAACACCTCGCCAGACCCCAACGTTGTCCTCTCCTTTCTGCTGCCCACGGTGCAGGAGATCGAGCTCATCGCCACCCCCAAACTCGGCGGCCTGCCTCACCATCTTCGCGCAGGGCGCAACCTTCACGCCCTCGACCGTCCCCTGCCGGTCATCGGCCACAGCCTCCCCCTCTCGCTCCGCCCCGACGAGCCCTACGAACTCGCTCTCTTCATCACCGCCCGGGTCCCGCCTCATATTCACCTCGGTGAGATCGAGCTGCAATCGAGACGCACCTTCAATCAACATAGCCTGCGCCTGCAGATCACGCTGCTACTCTCCCTGGGCATTCTGCTGGCGCTGACGGTGCACTCCCTCTCGATCTGGGCGCGGGTGCGCGAGCAGGTGTACCTCTACTTTGCCTGCTACGCCTTCGCCTCGGCGATCCTCTGGCTGACGCATTACGAGATCGTGCGCATTTTTATGCTGCCCGATCTCGACACCGGTCTGCTCAACCTGACGGCCAACAACGCCATGGTGCTCTTCGCGCTCCTCTTTGCCCGGGAGTTCTTGAGCCTGCGCCTGGTATCACCGCGGCTGGCCCGTGGTTTCGACGTGGCAACCCTGGGAGTGACGCTCCTTCTGGGCATCAACCCGGTGGTCAACTACACCCTGGCCTACCACCTGCAGGCCGGGTCAGCCGGGCTGGCCCTCGTGCTGATGAGCCTGGGCGTGTGGCGCTCCTGGCGCGCCGGGGTGAGCGCCGCGCGCATCTTCCTCCTGGCCTTCAGCCTGCTCTTTATCGGCGCCTGGCTGACCATCGCCGACGCCCTCTTTCTGGACCTCCCCACCGCCACGGTGCGCCTGGCCACCCTGGCCAGCACTGCCTTAGGAATGCTGGCGATGGCCTACTCGGTGGCCGAGCGCATGCAGCAACTTCAGGGCCGCGTCTCCACCGCCGAGAGCGTCGCGCGCACCGACAGACTCACGCGACTGCGCAACCGCAGCGCTTTTGAGGAAGACATCGCCGCGATGCTCGACGCCGCCCAAAACCCCGACGTCATGGTCGTTTTCTGCGATCTCGATGGCCTCAAGGCCATCAACGATGAGCAGGGCCACAAATACGGCGATGAGCTTCTCTTCGCGTTTGCCGACGAGCTGCGCCAGGGCTTTCGCGACATCGACCACATCTACCGCATCGGTGGCGATGAGTTCGTGCTCCTCCTCCCCAACCCCGGCCCCCCCGACGAGCGCGACTGGCTCAACGAGCGCTTCGCCCGCATCCTCGATCGTTTGCGCAGACAGGGCTTCACGCACGCCGACGTCAGCACCGGCGCCGCCCACCTCGAAGAGGTTGAGGGCGACCCGATGGATGCCCTGGCCCTGGCCGACAGCCGCATGTACCACGCCAAGAACGCCAAAAAGAGCGCCGCAAAACATCGCAAACGCTCTCTGGCCTGA
- a CDS encoding TIGR01777 family oxidoreductase, which yields MRRVAISGASGLVGRALRKRLEADGMEVVAMVRSRDREGIYWSVERGELDEEALSEVDAVVHLAGESLAASRWTKAQKRRILESRVKGTELIAGALAKMELGPGTLICASAVGYYGDTGSQWVDETSASGEGFLAEVCRAWEGACEPARGAGVRVVNTRFGVITSSQGGALDKMKLPFKMGVGGPMGSGGQYMSWVALEDVVGALRWLLLESQLEGPVNVVSPNPVTNAGFAKTLGKAMHRPAVVPTPGFALKVALGSEMAEEMLLKGQRVRPKRLQDEGYTFEHPEVEEALREAVKG from the coding sequence ATGAGACGAGTGGCGATCAGCGGGGCGAGTGGGCTTGTGGGCAGGGCGTTGCGGAAGCGACTTGAGGCCGATGGCATGGAGGTGGTGGCGATGGTGCGCTCGCGCGATCGGGAGGGGATTTACTGGTCGGTGGAGCGTGGGGAGTTGGATGAGGAGGCGCTCTCCGAGGTTGACGCGGTGGTGCATCTGGCTGGCGAGAGCCTGGCGGCGAGCCGGTGGACCAAAGCGCAGAAGCGTCGGATTCTGGAGAGTCGGGTCAAGGGCACCGAGCTTATCGCCGGGGCGCTGGCGAAGATGGAGCTGGGGCCCGGGACGCTGATCTGTGCGTCGGCGGTGGGGTATTATGGCGATACCGGGAGTCAGTGGGTCGATGAGACGTCGGCATCGGGAGAGGGGTTTTTAGCGGAGGTGTGTCGGGCGTGGGAGGGGGCCTGCGAGCCGGCGCGTGGGGCGGGCGTGCGTGTGGTCAACACCCGGTTTGGAGTGATCACCTCCTCGCAGGGGGGAGCGCTCGATAAGATGAAGCTCCCCTTTAAAATGGGCGTGGGCGGCCCGATGGGAAGCGGCGGGCAGTACATGAGTTGGGTGGCGCTTGAAGATGTTGTCGGAGCGCTGCGCTGGCTCTTGCTGGAGTCGCAGCTTGAGGGACCGGTCAATGTGGTCAGCCCCAACCCGGTGACAAACGCCGGGTTTGCAAAAACGTTGGGCAAGGCGATGCATCGCCCGGCGGTGGTACCGACGCCGGGGTTTGCACTGAAGGTGGCGCTGGGCAGTGAGATGGCCGAAGAGATGCTGCTCAAGGGCCAGCGCGTGCGTCCGAAGCGTCTCCAGGATGAGGGCTATACCTTTGAGCATCCCGAGGTGGAGGAGGCGCTGCGCGAGGCGGTGAAGGGATGA
- a CDS encoding MaoC family dehydratase: protein MGTHEEMVFEALPALGPLYVKAAARRRALPTPQTELKALRARVDRVRVDRDELVRYRELCGIADHGVVPLPYLQVLATPLHAAIIAHADFGLPALGLVHLENSLRQHRAVQLDEVLRLSAHVDEGQWDERLGYVVSLVSEAYVGEELVWESRLRALSPVRSKRAKTRSSSKRAPEVGEQANANVSVMVRAPEDLGRRYAAVSGDFNPIHLHPWTARPFGFDRAIAHGMWTLSRAWGEVQELVDVKASLELSVRFRKPVKLPAQLWIAAWPADDEAGELELRCQSPDGRRTHLEGSVRVGRSVSPVEHA from the coding sequence ATGGGGACGCATGAGGAGATGGTGTTTGAGGCGCTGCCGGCGCTGGGTCCGCTCTATGTCAAGGCCGCCGCGCGTCGCCGCGCCCTGCCCACGCCTCAGACTGAGTTGAAGGCGTTGAGGGCACGTGTGGATCGGGTGCGCGTGGATCGCGATGAGCTTGTGCGTTATCGGGAGCTTTGCGGAATTGCGGACCATGGTGTTGTGCCGTTGCCCTATTTGCAGGTGCTCGCGACGCCTTTGCACGCGGCGATCATTGCGCATGCTGACTTCGGGTTGCCCGCGCTGGGTTTGGTGCATCTTGAGAACAGCCTGCGTCAGCATCGCGCCGTGCAGCTCGATGAGGTGCTGCGTTTGAGCGCGCATGTCGATGAGGGGCAGTGGGATGAGCGGCTCGGCTATGTGGTGTCGCTGGTCAGCGAGGCCTATGTCGGTGAGGAACTCGTCTGGGAGAGCCGTCTTCGGGCGCTTTCGCCGGTGCGTTCGAAGCGCGCGAAGACCCGGTCGAGCAGCAAGAGGGCGCCGGAGGTCGGGGAGCAAGCGAACGCCAATGTGTCGGTGATGGTGCGTGCTCCAGAAGATCTGGGGCGGCGTTATGCGGCGGTTTCGGGGGATTTCAACCCGATTCACCTGCACCCGTGGACGGCGCGACCCTTCGGGTTTGATCGGGCGATCGCGCATGGAATGTGGACCCTCTCGCGCGCCTGGGGAGAGGTGCAGGAGCTGGTCGATGTGAAGGCTTCGCTGGAATTGTCGGTGCGTTTTCGCAAGCCGGTGAAGTTGCCAGCGCAGCTGTGGATTGCAGCATGGCCCGCCGATGATGAGGCGGGAGAGCTGGAGCTTCGTTGCCAGAGCCCCGATGGTCGCCGGACGCACCTGGAAGGCTCGGTGCGGGTGGGGCGAAGTGTATCGCCGGTCGAACACGCTTAA
- a CDS encoding FMN-binding glutamate synthase family protein: MVWTISGAVLLFLLLVVVYDVTQRKHAILRNFPIIGHFRYMLESVGPELRQYIVTNNAEERPFSRDQRRWVYASAKKQNNYFGFGTGNDMETSPNYLVIKPSVFPYREPQPGDEDYDELHAIGCAKVLGGARGRAKAFRPTSVFYVSAMSYGSLSGPAVEALNRGCDISGALHNTGEGGISPYHLHGGGLIWQLGTGYFGARDRDGNFSLEELLARVEGQPVKAIEIKLSQGAKPGRGGVLPSEKITAEIAQIRGIPMGRDCISPAAHSAFGNVDELLDFVESIADATGLPVGIKSAVGDLGFWEELADKMVPGDRGVDFIAIDGGEGGTGAAPLVFADNVALPFKLAFSRVYKIFASRGIQDKIVFMGTGRLGFPEASLLAFAMGVDMVGVAREAMLSIGCIQAQACHTGRCPAGVATQNRWLMRGLDPTNKAARMANYMVTLRKEVMWLTRAVGVAHPSEVTLDHFEILDECFGARSPREIFGYPVEHIERPSVELKEPVGISDESIPLPRLAADSSVEERVEVEI, translated from the coding sequence ATGGTGTGGACGATCTCCGGCGCGGTACTTCTCTTCCTGTTGCTCGTGGTGGTCTATGATGTGACCCAGCGCAAGCACGCGATCCTTCGAAACTTCCCGATTATCGGGCACTTCCGCTACATGCTGGAGTCGGTGGGGCCGGAACTCCGGCAGTACATCGTGACCAACAACGCCGAGGAGCGCCCCTTCTCGCGCGACCAGCGCCGCTGGGTTTATGCGTCGGCCAAGAAGCAAAACAACTACTTCGGCTTTGGTACCGGCAACGACATGGAGACCTCGCCGAACTATCTGGTGATCAAGCCTTCGGTGTTTCCCTACCGCGAGCCGCAGCCGGGCGATGAGGATTACGATGAGCTTCACGCCATCGGCTGCGCCAAGGTGCTGGGTGGGGCACGGGGGCGAGCGAAGGCCTTTCGACCCACGTCGGTGTTTTATGTTTCGGCGATGAGCTACGGCTCGCTGAGCGGTCCGGCGGTCGAAGCGCTCAACCGCGGCTGTGACATCTCCGGTGCGCTGCATAACACCGGGGAAGGTGGGATCTCGCCCTACCACCTGCATGGAGGTGGACTGATCTGGCAGCTCGGCACCGGCTACTTCGGTGCGCGTGACCGTGATGGGAACTTCTCGCTGGAGGAGTTGCTCGCCCGTGTGGAGGGGCAGCCGGTAAAAGCCATTGAGATCAAACTCAGTCAGGGGGCCAAGCCCGGCCGCGGCGGGGTGCTGCCCTCTGAGAAGATCACCGCTGAGATCGCCCAGATTCGCGGCATTCCGATGGGCCGCGACTGCATCAGCCCGGCGGCGCACTCTGCTTTTGGCAACGTCGATGAGCTGCTCGATTTCGTCGAGTCCATCGCCGATGCTACCGGTCTTCCGGTGGGCATCAAATCGGCCGTGGGCGATCTGGGCTTCTGGGAGGAACTCGCCGATAAGATGGTGCCCGGCGATCGCGGCGTGGACTTTATCGCCATCGACGGCGGGGAGGGGGGGACCGGTGCGGCTCCGCTGGTCTTTGCGGATAACGTGGCGCTTCCCTTTAAGCTCGCGTTTTCAAGGGTTTATAAGATCTTTGCAAGCCGTGGTATTCAGGACAAGATCGTCTTTATGGGCACCGGCCGGCTGGGGTTTCCGGAGGCCTCGTTGTTGGCCTTTGCGATGGGGGTCGACATGGTGGGTGTGGCCCGCGAGGCGATGCTCTCGATCGGCTGCATTCAGGCGCAGGCCTGCCATACCGGGCGCTGCCCGGCGGGTGTGGCCACGCAGAACCGCTGGCTGATGCGCGGGCTCGACCCGACCAACAAGGCCGCGCGCATGGCCAACTACATGGTCACGTTGCGTAAAGAGGTGATGTGGTTGACCCGCGCTGTAGGCGTGGCGCATCCCTCGGAAGTGACGCTGGATCATTTCGAGATCCTTGACGAGTGCTTTGGCGCGCGCAGCCCCCGCGAGATCTTTGGCTACCCGGTGGAGCATATCGAGCGTCCCTCGGTGGAGCTGAAAGAGCCTGTTGGTATCTCTGACGAGTCGATTCCCCTCCCCCGGCTTGCTGCCGATTCAAGCGTCGAGGAGCGTGTTGAAGTCGAGATTTGA
- a CDS encoding MATE family efflux transporter yields the protein MFRKSGVNQRRRGLAERIPRVASLSWPIVISMLSFTAMELADTLFVGWLGTAELAAVGLATTATFLINGFFMGTLQGVSVVASQASGSDNRERALQSASAGILLAIPFGLAVVGLSLLDVWIFQALGGEAHVQAMAREYFGIRALGAGLWYVSLALCNYYQGVGDTRTPMKVNILANAINIVLDPILIFGLGPIPAIGVQGAAIATVIAQGVGLVAVLWHFARHSGLLRRVPMEVVRSIGRLGLPMGVHYVLGIGGFTLFTALLARLGTVELAAHQIALKVVSVSFLPGKGIGQAATILAGQHVGARHYSEVARSYQAALVLTWLLMGLFGLSFVLFHDAIVGVFTSDGATIALAGKLLIVAAIFQLFDATVIVTAGTLNGAGDTRFTMFAGIAGAWFLLVPFAYLFAYVMGWGAVGAWMALVVEMAVVAGVLALRFQGEGWRRALLDPQKKRPLRARLGRRAA from the coding sequence ATGTTCCGAAAATCGGGTGTAAATCAGCGGCGTCGCGGGCTGGCCGAACGAATCCCGCGGGTGGCGAGCCTGTCGTGGCCGATCGTAATCAGCATGCTCTCGTTTACTGCGATGGAGCTTGCCGACACCCTCTTTGTGGGGTGGCTGGGCACTGCGGAGCTGGCCGCTGTGGGGCTGGCGACGACGGCGACCTTTCTGATTAACGGATTTTTTATGGGAACGCTCCAGGGGGTGAGCGTGGTGGCGTCCCAGGCCAGCGGTTCGGACAACCGGGAGCGCGCGCTTCAGAGCGCCAGCGCCGGGATCCTGCTGGCGATTCCTTTCGGCCTGGCGGTGGTGGGGTTGAGCCTGCTTGATGTGTGGATCTTCCAGGCGCTGGGCGGAGAGGCGCATGTGCAGGCGATGGCCCGCGAGTACTTCGGGATTCGCGCGCTGGGTGCAGGGCTCTGGTATGTCTCGCTGGCGCTCTGCAACTATTACCAGGGCGTGGGCGATACGCGCACGCCGATGAAGGTCAACATCCTGGCCAACGCGATCAACATCGTTCTCGATCCGATTTTGATCTTCGGTCTGGGCCCGATTCCGGCGATCGGCGTGCAGGGCGCGGCCATCGCCACGGTGATAGCCCAGGGCGTGGGGCTTGTGGCGGTGCTCTGGCATTTTGCGCGACACAGCGGGCTCTTGCGTCGGGTGCCGATGGAAGTGGTGCGCTCGATCGGCAGGCTGGGCCTGCCGATGGGCGTGCACTATGTGCTGGGGATCGGCGGATTTACCCTCTTCACCGCGCTGCTGGCTCGTCTGGGCACCGTGGAGCTCGCGGCTCACCAGATCGCTTTGAAGGTGGTCAGCGTGAGTTTTTTGCCCGGGAAGGGGATCGGGCAGGCTGCCACGATTCTGGCTGGCCAGCACGTGGGTGCCCGTCATTACTCAGAGGTGGCTCGATCCTACCAGGCCGCGCTCGTGTTGACCTGGCTTTTGATGGGGCTCTTCGGGCTGAGCTTTGTGCTCTTCCACGATGCCATTGTGGGCGTGTTTACCAGCGACGGGGCGACCATCGCGCTGGCCGGAAAGTTGTTGATCGTCGCGGCGATCTTCCAGCTTTTTGATGCCACTGTGATTGTGACTGCCGGTACGCTCAATGGCGCCGGGGACACCCGTTTTACGATGTTTGCGGGCATCGCGGGTGCCTGGTTCTTGCTCGTGCCCTTTGCCTACCTTTTCGCCTATGTGATGGGATGGGGAGCGGTGGGAGCGTGGATGGCGTTGGTGGTGGAGATGGCGGTGGTGGCCGGTGTGTTGGCGCTACGTTTTCAGGGTGAGGGCTGGCGGCGAGCGCTGCTCGACCCTCAAAAAAAACGGCCGCTGCGCGCGCGCCTTGGTCGGCGAGCCGCCTGA
- a CDS encoding DUF4442 domain-containing protein — translation MLRPLLKRTRRAMTERLDLVLRLYPPYLGAGIRVRHIAPDYRHIRVEMPLKLTNQNYVGTHFGGSLYAMVDPFFMLMLLKNLGPEVVVWDKSATIAFKRPGRSTVHAEFRLTQEDIDKVWLALENQRVYEPVFEVEIRDQKGELVARVEKTLYIRRKES, via the coding sequence ATGCTACGCCCCCTGCTCAAGCGCACGCGCCGCGCGATGACCGAACGACTCGATCTCGTCCTGCGCCTCTACCCGCCCTACCTGGGCGCCGGCATCCGCGTACGTCACATCGCGCCCGACTATCGCCACATCCGCGTGGAGATGCCGCTGAAACTGACCAACCAGAATTACGTGGGCACCCACTTTGGCGGCTCCCTCTACGCGATGGTCGATCCCTTCTTTATGTTGATGCTCCTCAAGAACCTCGGCCCCGAAGTCGTCGTCTGGGACAAGTCCGCCACCATCGCGTTCAAGCGCCCGGGGCGCTCGACCGTTCACGCCGAATTTCGTCTCACGCAGGAGGACATCGACAAGGTCTGGCTCGCGCTTGAGAACCAACGCGTCTACGAGCCCGTCTTTGAAGTCGAGATCCGCGATCAGAAGGGCGAACTTGTCGCCCGGGTGGAAAAAACCCTCTACATCCGGCGCAAAGAGTCCTGA